The following are encoded together in the Candidatus Methylacidiphilales bacterium genome:
- a CDS encoding DUF58 domain-containing protein produces MSTSGVLDFNVLARIDSMQLLAKVVVEGFVLGLHRSPYRGFSVEFAEYRQYSPGDEVKHVDWKVYGKTDRYYIKQFEEETNLTCYLIVDASASMGYRSAAEGPTKLEYASQMAACLSYFMMRQRDAAGLMIFDTKIRTALPPRLRQTHLKHILAALETTKPGGETNISGPLHELAEGLKRKGLIILISDLLDDPENVISALQHFRFQGHEVIVFQVMDDGELKFPFTTMTEFTDLETGQKTMVSPEGMRPIYLEELRQFLVSYEKGCAGIHADYKLFDTATPLALALSEYLHRRSRMG; encoded by the coding sequence ATGTCCACATCCGGCGTTCTTGATTTCAACGTCCTGGCGCGCATCGACTCGATGCAGTTGCTCGCCAAGGTCGTGGTTGAGGGGTTTGTTCTCGGCCTCCACCGCAGCCCGTACCGCGGGTTTTCGGTTGAGTTTGCCGAATACCGGCAGTACTCGCCGGGCGACGAGGTCAAGCATGTGGACTGGAAGGTCTATGGCAAGACGGACCGCTATTATATCAAGCAATTCGAGGAAGAAACCAATCTCACCTGTTATCTGATCGTCGATGCCAGCGCGTCGATGGGCTACCGGTCCGCGGCCGAAGGCCCCACGAAACTTGAGTACGCATCGCAGATGGCGGCCTGCCTTTCCTATTTCATGATGCGCCAGCGCGATGCGGCCGGTCTGATGATTTTCGACACAAAAATCCGCACGGCCCTGCCGCCGCGGCTGCGCCAGACGCATCTCAAGCATATCCTCGCCGCGCTCGAAACAACCAAACCGGGAGGTGAAACCAACATTTCCGGCCCGTTGCATGAACTTGCCGAAGGCTTGAAGCGCAAGGGACTGATCATTCTCATTTCAGACCTGCTTGATGATCCCGAGAACGTGATTTCCGCGCTCCAGCATTTCCGCTTTCAAGGCCATGAGGTGATTGTTTTCCAAGTGATGGACGACGGGGAACTCAAGTTTCCGTTCACGACCATGACCGAGTTCACCGATCTTGAGACGGGACAAAAGACAATGGTTTCTCCCGAGGGCATGAGGCCGATTTACCTGGAGGAATTGCGTCAGTTCCTCGTTTCCTATGAAAAAGGCTGCGCGGGAATCCATGCCGACTACAAATTATTCGATACCGCCACGCCGCTCGCTCTTGCGTTGAGCGAGTATCTTCACCGCAGGAGCAGGATGGGCTGA
- a CDS encoding VWA domain-containing protein has product MSFLNPYFLFALAGAALPVLVHLLTRDRVQHVTFSTMRFFVKGAKLVVQRKKFQEMILLLMRIIIAALLALIFARPFFKPKVVDNRQSFGAACVVVADVSASMRRAGLPEALKKEALDAIDSLNEGTDTAALVSFADAPSVEQPFGNKISEARTAAAALAPGYGGTNIGEALRKANDLLRGVKAKQKEIVLISDLQREGWRYFKGDWKLAGDVKLTVKGVKPSDAGGKLAIVEANVPHSLVLDKQPSSIAVRVMNFSDQACENLDVTLGINGAKAESQKINIPARGKVAVRFRHVFDTPGDNPGSVTLAGDPSVPGGNIFYFNARTIPRIPVLLVNGRPSSKPLVDAAFFLNMALTPGAETPFDVKILTADKVTPQDVAGSLVVILANVGSLPAPATDALSALLSRGGGVFFLPGDQVKPDAFNAQFSRVAPCKLRQILLAKPANGETAESLTRIDFEHPVFETFARPHHGDLTLPKFARYWETTDTQVARVLARFGDGRPAIVEREIGKGVSMVLASAVDPEWNDFAYQSVFLPYLHQTVRYLAVRTEQRTGYASGELLPVPAGSTLKNPQGRTLAANETTATDPGFYSLLNKEGKQDLVYAVNGNFAETDPAAVAADEISAAIERAPGEITGSFDLDSAPASGERKKDDRLWWYLLCGLVVLTLAELVVGNKTLRH; this is encoded by the coding sequence ATGTCGTTCCTCAATCCTTATTTCCTGTTCGCGCTTGCCGGCGCGGCGTTGCCGGTTTTGGTTCATCTCCTGACCCGCGACCGCGTCCAGCACGTCACGTTTTCGACGATGCGTTTTTTTGTAAAAGGGGCAAAGCTCGTCGTTCAGCGCAAGAAATTCCAGGAGATGATCCTGCTCCTGATGCGAATCATCATCGCTGCGTTGCTGGCGCTTATTTTCGCACGCCCGTTTTTCAAGCCCAAGGTGGTCGATAACCGCCAGTCGTTCGGCGCCGCTTGTGTCGTGGTTGCGGATGTCTCGGCTTCCATGCGCCGCGCGGGTTTGCCGGAGGCGTTGAAAAAGGAGGCGCTTGACGCGATCGATTCGTTAAACGAGGGAACGGATACGGCCGCGCTGGTTTCATTCGCGGACGCGCCGAGCGTGGAACAGCCGTTTGGAAACAAAATTTCAGAGGCCAGGACCGCCGCCGCGGCGCTGGCTCCGGGTTACGGCGGCACGAACATCGGGGAAGCCTTGAGGAAGGCGAATGATTTGTTGCGCGGCGTGAAGGCCAAACAAAAGGAGATCGTGCTTATTTCCGATCTCCAACGCGAGGGCTGGCGTTATTTCAAGGGAGACTGGAAGCTGGCCGGCGATGTAAAACTGACCGTCAAGGGCGTCAAACCGTCCGATGCCGGCGGCAAACTGGCGATCGTCGAGGCGAATGTGCCGCACAGTCTCGTTCTGGACAAGCAACCGAGTTCGATTGCGGTGCGTGTGATGAATTTTTCCGACCAAGCCTGCGAGAATCTGGATGTGACGCTCGGGATCAACGGCGCGAAGGCTGAGAGCCAGAAGATCAACATTCCCGCGCGAGGCAAGGTTGCGGTGCGCTTCCGCCATGTGTTCGACACGCCCGGAGACAATCCGGGATCGGTGACCCTCGCGGGAGATCCGTCCGTGCCCGGCGGCAACATTTTTTATTTCAACGCCCGCACCATTCCGCGGATTCCGGTACTGTTGGTGAACGGCCGACCTTCGTCGAAGCCGCTGGTGGATGCGGCTTTTTTCCTTAACATGGCGCTCACACCCGGCGCGGAAACCCCGTTCGACGTCAAGATCCTCACAGCCGACAAGGTGACGCCGCAGGACGTGGCCGGTTCGCTCGTGGTGATTCTCGCGAACGTCGGCAGCCTGCCTGCCCCGGCGACCGATGCCCTGTCGGCCCTGTTATCACGGGGCGGCGGTGTATTTTTTCTGCCGGGAGACCAGGTGAAACCGGATGCCTTCAACGCCCAGTTCAGCCGGGTGGCGCCATGCAAACTGCGCCAGATACTCCTGGCCAAACCCGCAAATGGCGAGACTGCCGAGTCGCTGACGCGTATTGATTTTGAGCATCCGGTTTTTGAGACCTTTGCGCGTCCGCATCATGGGGACCTTACGCTGCCGAAGTTTGCCCGGTACTGGGAAACCACCGACACGCAGGTTGCGCGGGTGCTGGCCCGGTTCGGCGACGGGCGCCCCGCAATCGTGGAGCGTGAGATTGGCAAGGGTGTGTCGATGGTTTTGGCCAGCGCGGTGGATCCCGAATGGAACGATTTTGCCTATCAATCCGTATTTTTGCCCTATCTGCACCAGACGGTGCGTTATCTCGCGGTGCGCACGGAGCAGCGGACAGGTTATGCCAGCGGCGAGCTGTTGCCGGTCCCCGCGGGAAGCACGCTGAAAAATCCCCAGGGCCGTACGCTTGCAGCCAATGAAACCACGGCAACGGACCCCGGATTTTATTCCCTGTTGAATAAGGAGGGGAAGCAGGACCTTGTTTATGCGGTCAACGGTAATTTTGCGGAAACCGATCCGGCGGCGGTCGCGGCCGATGAAATCTCAGCCGCCATTGAACGCGCGCCGGGTGAAATCACCGGTTCGTTTGACCTGGATTCGGCGCCTGCCTCCGGGGAGAGGAAGAAGGACGACAGGCTGTGGTGGTATCTATTATGCGGGCTTGTGGTTTTAACCCTGGCGGAACTGGTGGTGGGGAACAAGACGTTGCGCCATTGA
- a CDS encoding AAA family ATPase yields the protein MDTEQITEPVEAGAVEAIAAIGEGKQRIMHEVRKVIVGQTQVVEDVVTSFFAGGHCLITGVPGLAKTLLISSLGKALDLKFRRVQFTPDLMPADITGTEVLEEDRTTGSRNMKFRAGPVFTNILLADEINRTPPKTQAALLEAMQEHQVTVSGNSYTLEEPFFVLATQNPIEQEGTYPLPEIQQDRFMFSLIIDYLPKNEELEVVNSTTSVSVQDVQKCLDGAALIYYQQIVRQTPVAEPIIRYAVELAARSRPGEPGAPQFIKDYVSWGASIRGSHYLILGAKARAVLNGRPYVSVKDVQSVAAAVLRHRIVTNFRAESEGINSEEIVRRLLETVSTPKSGL from the coding sequence ATGGACACAGAGCAAATCACAGAACCCGTGGAAGCGGGCGCGGTTGAGGCCATCGCCGCGATCGGCGAGGGCAAGCAAAGAATCATGCACGAGGTGCGCAAGGTCATCGTCGGGCAGACCCAGGTCGTCGAGGACGTGGTCACGTCGTTTTTCGCGGGCGGCCATTGCCTGATCACCGGCGTGCCGGGTCTGGCGAAAACGCTGCTGATTTCCAGTCTTGGCAAGGCGTTGGACCTAAAATTCCGCCGTGTCCAGTTCACTCCGGACCTGATGCCGGCCGACATCACGGGCACCGAAGTGCTTGAAGAAGACCGCACGACAGGTTCGCGCAACATGAAATTCCGCGCCGGTCCGGTTTTCACCAATATCCTGCTTGCCGATGAAATCAACCGCACTCCGCCCAAGACGCAGGCGGCGCTGCTGGAGGCCATGCAGGAGCATCAAGTGACCGTCAGTGGTAACAGCTATACATTGGAAGAACCCTTTTTCGTACTGGCGACGCAAAATCCCATTGAGCAGGAAGGCACCTATCCGCTGCCTGAAATCCAGCAGGACCGCTTCATGTTCAGCCTCATCATCGATTACCTGCCGAAAAACGAGGAACTCGAAGTCGTCAACTCCACCACCAGCGTCAGCGTACAGGACGTGCAGAAGTGTCTTGATGGCGCCGCTTTGATTTATTACCAGCAGATTGTCCGCCAAACCCCTGTGGCGGAGCCAATTATTCGCTACGCGGTCGAACTGGCCGCGCGCAGCCGTCCCGGCGAACCGGGCGCGCCGCAGTTTATCAAGGACTACGTTTCATGGGGCGCTTCCATCCGGGGCTCGCACTATTTGATTCTTGGCGCAAAAGCAAGGGCTGTGCTCAATGGCCGACCCTATGTCTCGGTGAAGGATGTGCAGTCGGTCGCTGCGGCCGTGTTGCGGCATCGCATCGTGACAAATTTCCGCGCCGAATCCGAGGGGATCAACTCCGAGGAAATTGTGCGGCGTTTGTTGGAAACTGTTTCGACTCCGAAGTCCGGGCTGTAA
- a CDS encoding AAA family ATPase, whose product MPTTSDSLTAGTAAQEPQTSLFARIKEARLAILSELRKLVIGQEAPIDEVLIGMFAGGHLMIQGPPGTAKTLVIVSIAKVMNLDFKRIQFTPDLMPSDISGTEILEADQTTGHRVTKFVKGPVFCNLVMADEINRTPPKTQAALLEVMQEKQVTIGGTTHPLPRPFYVMATQISMEQEGTYPLPEAQQDRFMLSVMMNYLPDDQEAEVVRESTSSRKVVLEKVIDGAELQEFVAAVRSVALPPHLGEFIVNLTGATRPTVAGCPDFVKEYVSWGAGLRASQNIALAAKSAAALDGRNTVTIADIRKVIVPVMRHRIGLSFRAEVDRVTIEDLIRRVVETVPEPKEI is encoded by the coding sequence ATGCCGACAACATCTGACTCCCTTACGGCCGGTACCGCGGCGCAGGAACCCCAAACATCCTTATTTGCCAGGATTAAAGAGGCGAGGCTGGCCATTCTGAGCGAATTGCGAAAGCTGGTCATCGGCCAGGAGGCGCCGATCGACGAAGTGCTTATCGGCATGTTTGCGGGCGGCCATTTGATGATCCAGGGCCCGCCCGGCACGGCGAAGACGCTCGTGATTGTTTCGATTGCCAAGGTGATGAACCTCGACTTCAAGCGCATTCAATTTACCCCCGACCTGATGCCCTCGGATATTTCAGGCACGGAAATTCTGGAAGCTGACCAGACGACCGGCCATCGCGTCACGAAATTTGTGAAAGGCCCGGTTTTTTGCAACCTGGTGATGGCGGACGAAATCAACCGCACCCCGCCGAAAACCCAAGCCGCGCTACTGGAAGTCATGCAGGAAAAACAGGTCACGATCGGCGGCACAACACATCCGCTGCCGAGGCCGTTCTACGTCATGGCCACGCAGATTTCGATGGAGCAGGAAGGCACCTATCCGCTGCCCGAAGCCCAACAAGACCGCTTTATGCTGTCGGTCATGATGAATTATCTGCCTGACGATCAGGAAGCGGAAGTCGTCCGCGAATCCACCAGTTCACGCAAGGTGGTTTTGGAAAAAGTCATCGACGGGGCTGAGTTGCAGGAATTTGTCGCGGCCGTGCGCAGCGTGGCGCTTCCGCCGCATTTGGGTGAGTTCATTGTGAACCTTACGGGGGCAACGCGCCCGACCGTCGCAGGCTGTCCCGATTTCGTGAAGGAATACGTTTCATGGGGCGCGGGCTTGCGCGCGAGCCAGAACATTGCGCTGGCGGCCAAATCGGCGGCCGCATTGGATGGGCGCAATACGGTCACCATCGCGGATATCCGCAAGGTCATCGTGCCCGTGATGCGGCATCGCATAGGCCTTTCGTTTCGGGCGGAAGTGGACCGCGTGACAATTGAGGACTTGATCCGGAGAGTCGTGGAAACGGTGCCGGAACCGAAGGAAATTTAA